A portion of the Anthonomus grandis grandis chromosome 19, icAntGran1.3, whole genome shotgun sequence genome contains these proteins:
- the LOC126747631 gene encoding uncharacterized protein LOC126747631 isoform X3: MSKKLPTKFRHSSLDLVHQRDDPATRHDVLSRAKNKLLSLSDALKHRKTDENQNKPLPKSITQCTLDYFVKHERAGQKGSCKSLKKQTSLSTYPQIQVSSFESDLDDDVDEVFYPINRLRPATVCVDRPSVDRRSEAEALALERPRKKLSFKEPVESVRPEKPRGGKLQNTLKYLKGGKQENAGEKNFTVGKGIQSLAGLGMTVVATNGVQTGVEDEDLESQAMRVVRTVGQAFEVCHKLSIQAPEDNYDEEQETTATQELLSDRLSDVASDKPKKDPTSSEGVNSSEKNSLPPDDCSLKDAYLDNSIRHPVHLDILPPPPSNSSSSTCRKAKVQTETYASPLSDALTSSGNTGSTSTSAGGALSSHHEMQLLKEQLDQQRQQTQAALAQLQLAREQLQAEQTARMEAQARTHQLLVHNRELLDHIAALVAHLQGGGDKGGRQPSPPHMTMPQLSSTAKVERWFELLEPTSISRPESGFVSCQDNDHDEFDDEKEILEGTRNLLSKLSARKQRKLLGLKLGKVTTF, encoded by the exons atgtCGAAAAAATTGCCAACAAAGTTCCGTCACTCGAGCTTGGACCTGGTGCATCAGCGGGACGATCCCGCGACGAGGCACGACGTGCTCTCCAGGGCGAAGAACAAACTGCTGAGCCTCAGCGACGCCCTGAAGCATCGCAAAACCGATGAGAACCAAAACAAACCGTTGCCAAAAAGCATAACCCAGTGCACCCTGGATTACTTTGTGAAGCACGAGCGTGCCGGCCAGAAAGGCTCTTGCAAGAGCTTAAAAAAGCAAACTTCACTCAGCACCTACCCCCAGATCCAGGTCTCTTCCTTCGAGAGCGACCTGGACGATGATGTGGATGAAGTGTTTTACCCTATAAACAGACTGAGGCCAGCCACTGTATGCGTGGACCGGCCCAGTGTGGATCGGCGCAGCGAAGCCGAAGCTCTGGCCCTAGAACGCCCTAGGAAGAAGCTCAGCTTCAAGGAACCGGTTGAGTCTGTGAGGCCCGAGAAGCCTCGGGGCGGTAAACTTCAAAACACTTTGAAGTACTTGAAAGGGGGCAAGCAGGAGAATGCGGGAGAGAAGAACTTCACCGTGGGAAAAGGGATCCAGAGCCTGGCAGGGCTGGGGATGACGGTGGTGGCCACCAACGGGGTGCAAACCGGCGTTGAGGACGAAGATCTCGAG AGTCAAGCGATGAGGGTGGTGAGGACGGTGGGGCAGGCCTTCGAGGTTTGTCACAAACTGTCGATTCAAGCTCCGGAGGACAACTACGACGAGGAGCAAGAGACCACGGCCACCCAAGAGCTCCTCAGCGACCGTCTGAGTGACGTGGCCAGCGACAAACCTAAGAAAG ATCCAACTTCTTCGGAAGGGGTCAACAGTAGCGAGAAGAACTCGCTGCCCCCGGACGACTGTAGCCTTAAGGACGCTTATCTGGACAACAGTATTAGACACCCAGTACACTTAGACATATTACCCCCACCGCCGTCGAACAGCAGTAGCAGTACCTGTAGGAAGGCGAAAGTG CAAACGGAGACTTACGCCTCACCTCTAAGTGACGCCTTGACGAGCAGCGGTAACACCGGTAGCACCTCCACCTCCGCAGGAGGAGCCCTCTCCTCGCACCACGAGATGCAACTACTTAAAGAGCAACTGGACCAGCAACGACAACAGACTCAGGCAGCCTTGGCACAGCTACAGCTCGCCAGGGAACAGCTTCAAGCAGAACAG ACTGCCAGGATGGAGGCGCAGGCCCGTACCCATCAGCTCCTGGTGCACAACCGGGAGCTCCTGGACCACATTGCCGCCCTGGTGGCTCATCTGCAGGGCGGCGGAGATAAGGGGGGGCGGCAGCCCAGTCCGCCCCACATGACTATGCCCCAG CTCTCTTCCACGGCTAAGGTGGAGCGTTGGTTCGAGCTACTGGAACCCACGTCGATATCCAGGCCGGAGAGCGGGTTCGTCTCGTGCCAGGACAACGACCACGACGAGTTCGACGACGAGAAGGAGATCCTGGAGGGAACCAGGAACCTCTTGTCGAAACTGAGTGCCAGGAAGCAACGGAAACTGCTCGGATTAAAGTTGGGCAAGGTGACCACCTTCTGA
- the LOC126747631 gene encoding uncharacterized protein LOC126747631 isoform X1, producing the protein MSKKLPTKFRHSSLDLVHQRDDPATRHDVLSRAKNKLLSLSDALKHRKTDENQNKPLPKSITQCTLDYFVKHERAGQKGSCKSLKKQTSLSTYPQIQVSSFESDLDDDVDEVFYPINRLRPATVCVDRPSVDRRSEAEALALERPRKKLSFKEPVESVRPEKPRGGKLQNTLKYLKGGKQENAGEKNFTVGKGIQSLAGLGMTVVATNGVQTGVEDEDLESQAMRVVRTVGQAFEVCHKLSIQAPEDNYDEEQETTATQELLSDRLSDVASDKPKKDPTSSEGVNSSEKNSLPPDDCSLKDAYLDNSIRHPVHLDILPPPPSNSSSSTCRKAKVQTETYASPLSDALTSSGNTGSTSTSAGGALSSHHEMQLLKEQLDQQRQQTQAALAQLQLAREQLQAEQTARMEAQARTHQLLVHNRELLDHIAALVAHLQGGGDKGGRQPSPPHMTMPQQPKDLEPPQLDPGMVLQALGLASPVTCQSPLKTTFNPGGGSMFNLPYAPVEASFESQLLQRIQAMGSYPQLPFAAYPQYGGYYNPCYPVPYATLPRNYSSPMDDRVNNRHSEPRHIPSMYCNVEKEEYQKVPPKKENHAREEYAKYAQEYSQKQRSEESQFIKPLSQVGTLTTTDSEGRVRVIVPAPPSGEEQDTLSNLRISEELRLMNGPGISRSASERVPNRSELMSQVQRSMWARHTTK; encoded by the exons atgtCGAAAAAATTGCCAACAAAGTTCCGTCACTCGAGCTTGGACCTGGTGCATCAGCGGGACGATCCCGCGACGAGGCACGACGTGCTCTCCAGGGCGAAGAACAAACTGCTGAGCCTCAGCGACGCCCTGAAGCATCGCAAAACCGATGAGAACCAAAACAAACCGTTGCCAAAAAGCATAACCCAGTGCACCCTGGATTACTTTGTGAAGCACGAGCGTGCCGGCCAGAAAGGCTCTTGCAAGAGCTTAAAAAAGCAAACTTCACTCAGCACCTACCCCCAGATCCAGGTCTCTTCCTTCGAGAGCGACCTGGACGATGATGTGGATGAAGTGTTTTACCCTATAAACAGACTGAGGCCAGCCACTGTATGCGTGGACCGGCCCAGTGTGGATCGGCGCAGCGAAGCCGAAGCTCTGGCCCTAGAACGCCCTAGGAAGAAGCTCAGCTTCAAGGAACCGGTTGAGTCTGTGAGGCCCGAGAAGCCTCGGGGCGGTAAACTTCAAAACACTTTGAAGTACTTGAAAGGGGGCAAGCAGGAGAATGCGGGAGAGAAGAACTTCACCGTGGGAAAAGGGATCCAGAGCCTGGCAGGGCTGGGGATGACGGTGGTGGCCACCAACGGGGTGCAAACCGGCGTTGAGGACGAAGATCTCGAG AGTCAAGCGATGAGGGTGGTGAGGACGGTGGGGCAGGCCTTCGAGGTTTGTCACAAACTGTCGATTCAAGCTCCGGAGGACAACTACGACGAGGAGCAAGAGACCACGGCCACCCAAGAGCTCCTCAGCGACCGTCTGAGTGACGTGGCCAGCGACAAACCTAAGAAAG ATCCAACTTCTTCGGAAGGGGTCAACAGTAGCGAGAAGAACTCGCTGCCCCCGGACGACTGTAGCCTTAAGGACGCTTATCTGGACAACAGTATTAGACACCCAGTACACTTAGACATATTACCCCCACCGCCGTCGAACAGCAGTAGCAGTACCTGTAGGAAGGCGAAAGTG CAAACGGAGACTTACGCCTCACCTCTAAGTGACGCCTTGACGAGCAGCGGTAACACCGGTAGCACCTCCACCTCCGCAGGAGGAGCCCTCTCCTCGCACCACGAGATGCAACTACTTAAAGAGCAACTGGACCAGCAACGACAACAGACTCAGGCAGCCTTGGCACAGCTACAGCTCGCCAGGGAACAGCTTCAAGCAGAACAG ACTGCCAGGATGGAGGCGCAGGCCCGTACCCATCAGCTCCTGGTGCACAACCGGGAGCTCCTGGACCACATTGCCGCCCTGGTGGCTCATCTGCAGGGCGGCGGAGATAAGGGGGGGCGGCAGCCCAGTCCGCCCCACATGACTATGCCCCAG CAACCAAAAGACTTGGAGCCTCCCCAGTTGGATCCTGGGATGGTGCTGCAGGCGCTCGGTCTGGCCTCGCCTGTCACTTGTCAATCCCCACTTAAAACCACCTTTAATCCGGGTGGGGGGAGCATGTTTAATCTCCCGTACGCCCCGGTTGAGGCCAGCTTCGAAAGTCAGCTGCTGCAACGCATCCAGGCCATGGGCAGCTATCCGCAGCTCCCATTCGCCGCCTATCCGCAGTACGGGGGCTACTACAACCCTTGCTATCCAGTGCCTTATGCCACTCTACCGAGAAATTATTCCAGTCCTATGGACGATCGCGTGAATAACAGGCACAGCGAGCCTCGGCATATTCCCTCGATGTACTGTAACGTAGAGAAGGAGGAGTACCAGAAGGTGCCCCCAAAAAAAGAGAACCACGCCAGAGAGGAATATGCCAAATACGCCCAAGAGTACTCGCAGAAGCAGAGATCGGAAGAGTCCCAATTCATCAAACCGCTCTCGCAAGTCGGCACCTTGACCACCACCGACTCCGAAGGGAGGGTGAGAGTGATCGTGCCGGCGCCCCCTAGCGGTGAGGAGCAAGACACTCTTTCGAATCTCAGGATTAGTGAGGAGCTGAGGCTGATGAATGGACCAGGGATCTCCAGGTCTGCCAGTGAGAGGGTGCCGAATAGGAGCGAGTTGATGTCTCAGGTGCAGAGGAGCATGTGGGCGAGGCATACGACCAAATAA